A window of the Pelagicoccus enzymogenes genome harbors these coding sequences:
- a CDS encoding flagellar biosynthetic protein FliO, whose protein sequence is MSFRTTFAAFSTTAALTLCQLVSAAIDGDQVIGGPRPEGDAGNEQSSQAMQGLFSGDSASSGALITLLGYAVIIGALAVVVWFLFRSGIIRKNFSKSEGKLKIAETRMLGNRQFLSVVEYGSQKILIGVGPGKIDYLTTLQNSAGEFPEVEAPEVDAKLGGQA, encoded by the coding sequence ATGTCCTTCCGCACCACCTTTGCCGCGTTCTCCACCACAGCGGCGCTCACGCTTTGCCAGCTTGTCTCCGCCGCTATCGACGGAGACCAGGTGATCGGCGGTCCCCGTCCTGAGGGAGACGCAGGCAACGAACAGTCGTCGCAGGCCATGCAGGGACTGTTTTCCGGCGATTCCGCTTCCTCCGGCGCTCTCATCACCTTGCTCGGCTACGCGGTCATCATTGGTGCCCTCGCGGTGGTCGTGTGGTTCCTTTTCCGCAGCGGCATCATCCGCAAGAACTTCTCCAAGTCGGAGGGAAAGCTGAAGATCGCCGAAACTCGCATGCTGGGGAACCGCCAGTTTCTCTCTGTCGTGGAGTACGGCAGCCAAAAGATTTTGATAGGGGTCGGGCCAGGCAAAATTGATTACCTCACCACGCTGCAGAACAGCGCAGGCGAGTTTCCAGAGGTGGAAGCACCTGAGGTCGATGCGAAGTTAGGAGGGCAGGCGTGA
- the fliN gene encoding flagellar motor switch protein FliN has protein sequence MLEETKDLGLLMDVRVKLTVQLGSCRMPMREVMELVPGSVIQLNQEAKDPVGLYINDKLIAYGEVVVVEDNFGIKITEMANG, from the coding sequence ATGCTCGAAGAAACCAAAGACCTAGGCCTCCTGATGGACGTGCGCGTCAAGCTCACGGTCCAGCTCGGATCTTGCCGCATGCCGATGCGCGAAGTCATGGAGCTAGTGCCGGGGTCGGTCATCCAGCTCAACCAAGAGGCCAAGGACCCCGTCGGGCTCTACATCAACGACAAGTTGATCGCTTACGGCGAAGTGGTCGTGGTGGAAGACAACTTCGGCATCAAGATCACCGAAATGGCCAACGGCTAA
- a CDS encoding flagellar motor switch protein FliM, producing MADDDQNEGELLNQTDIDALIQEAMEEPEEIIYDPEGNKVKTPKGTRIEPYDFRNPIFLTEVELRRVRIRHEEFIRYLAARLSIFLRLEYSLKMSRLSTLTYSKFTETIPNPAHVVLFKIEQLFGVGVIDINPRLALTMVDRMLGGKGHSVQGERYLTEIETNLVDDVVSIVLEEWCRQWKSEQELDTTIIGHESNGRFLETSPADAIMLVLSMEAGVGDCSETIQIGLPYYTLEPIIKRMHEAKEKDLGLDLAQSESAWQASFNQIDIPVQAEWDGDSLTTKEVLNLRPGDVIRFPKSVLKNTRVRLSNTIKFTGEIGLENNRVGVKLNKKVEEELPEE from the coding sequence ATGGCTGACGACGACCAGAACGAAGGCGAACTGCTGAACCAAACCGACATCGACGCTCTTATTCAAGAGGCGATGGAGGAGCCGGAGGAGATCATCTACGATCCCGAAGGCAATAAGGTTAAGACCCCGAAGGGGACGCGCATCGAGCCTTACGACTTTCGCAACCCGATCTTCCTCACGGAAGTGGAGCTGCGCCGCGTTCGTATTCGCCACGAAGAGTTCATCCGCTACCTGGCGGCCCGACTCTCGATTTTCCTGCGTCTCGAGTACTCGCTCAAGATGTCGCGTCTCTCGACGCTGACCTACAGCAAGTTTACCGAAACCATTCCCAATCCAGCCCACGTGGTGCTCTTCAAGATCGAGCAGCTTTTCGGAGTAGGGGTCATCGACATCAACCCGCGCCTGGCCCTCACCATGGTGGACCGCATGCTCGGGGGCAAGGGCCACTCCGTGCAAGGCGAGCGCTACCTCACCGAGATCGAGACGAACCTCGTGGACGACGTGGTCAGCATCGTGCTTGAGGAATGGTGCCGCCAGTGGAAGTCCGAGCAGGAGCTCGACACCACCATCATCGGCCACGAAAGCAACGGTCGCTTCCTGGAGACCTCTCCGGCGGACGCTATCATGCTGGTGCTTTCCATGGAGGCGGGAGTAGGGGACTGCTCCGAGACCATCCAGATCGGCCTGCCGTATTACACTTTGGAGCCCATCATCAAGCGCATGCACGAGGCCAAGGAAAAGGACCTCGGGCTGGACCTCGCCCAGTCGGAAAGCGCCTGGCAAGCGAGCTTCAACCAGATCGACATCCCCGTGCAAGCCGAGTGGGACGGCGACAGTCTCACCACCAAGGAAGTGCTCAACCTGCGCCCCGGCGACGTCATTCGCTTCCCCAAGAGCGTGCTGAAGAACACGCGGGTGCGGCTTTCCAACACCATCAAATTTACCGGAGAGATCGGCTTGGAGAACAACCGAGTCGGCGTGAAGCTTAACAAAAAAGTAGAAGAGGAATTACCCGAAGAATGA
- a CDS encoding flagellar basal body-associated FliL family protein, translated as MAEEQASEAPQQSAKGGGGSGMIPALLVIVLMPIISFAMFKFMIIPMIKAELPEQGEAAPITAEDLNISYQESAEQIAYSFEPVIANVLGTSQTRFVQAVFTVYGKHPDFNALIEAKKVRLRDHADSVLGGLTLADLEKREIKNIVRNQLREGFNHHLGKPLVEEIYFDSFVTQ; from the coding sequence ATGGCAGAAGAACAAGCTTCAGAAGCCCCACAACAGTCCGCGAAAGGTGGAGGAGGTAGCGGGATGATTCCCGCCCTCCTCGTTATCGTGCTCATGCCGATAATCTCCTTCGCGATGTTCAAGTTCATGATCATCCCAATGATCAAGGCCGAGCTGCCCGAGCAGGGCGAGGCTGCGCCCATTACGGCGGAAGACCTCAACATCAGCTACCAGGAGTCGGCGGAACAGATCGCATACTCGTTCGAGCCCGTCATCGCCAACGTTCTCGGCACCAGCCAGACGCGTTTCGTGCAGGCAGTTTTTACCGTCTACGGCAAGCACCCTGACTTCAATGCCCTGATCGAGGCTAAGAAGGTGCGTCTTCGCGACCATGCGGACAGCGTGCTCGGCGGGCTGACTTTGGCCGACCTGGAGAAGCGCGAGATCAAGAACATCGTGCGCAACCAGCTGCGCGAAGGCTTCAACCACCACCTTGGCAAGCCGCTCGTAGAGGAGATCTACTTCGACTCTTTCGTAACCCAATAG
- a CDS encoding flagellar hook-basal body complex protein produces the protein MAFGALSSGISALNSFSKGMEVIGNNIANVNTVSFKSSRIKYSETFNQVLKQSAPSPSSGDRSNVQASQVGLGVQVEGIVGQFHQGGLSSTNQLTDLAISGEGFFLVQDPKNETSQFATRGGDFRIDDRGFLVTSGGMRVQGLTGGSLGFEVDIGEDGNWSFVPNEDTQTGTISPANYGDIRLDYDKGSAEVVNAQHLNGTLNRNSVMYTNDLLGEDASGNVVWGSMPTPNGTTGVFDMSAVNYGGDAVGTPHRVGAFTFGLNAGGEATSIEGVTGWHAFMEDAVTNLKTLRNVSNEGNLTGVVTDAEIEQAVSSDFFYKMFGADLSAQNETLIQNNPTLYGISTKGQEVLDAYNNTTPAPATLATAADLRNGTAVGQAAISAWDTANPSSPATLSNMFDGPIKIDGQAVQRLMIDNGDLTWDATIKEQDTVSAIMETFPAGLTEAQTLMSSVRAEKTPELSRFSIDDQGSIVYFLNNGDSFKRGQIQLVDFNDKTALIREGQNLYSSFGAAGVKEAQNGNPDGLQVAGTNGLGVIKQGALELSNVDLTNEFANMITTQRGFQAGSRIITVSDDILQEVVNLKR, from the coding sequence ATGGCATTTGGAGCACTCAGCAGCGGAATCAGCGCCCTCAACAGTTTCTCGAAAGGGATGGAGGTCATCGGTAACAACATCGCGAATGTTAACACCGTCTCGTTCAAGTCTTCGCGTATCAAGTACTCGGAGACGTTTAACCAAGTTCTCAAGCAATCCGCGCCATCGCCATCGAGCGGAGACCGCTCTAACGTGCAGGCTTCCCAGGTCGGCTTGGGCGTGCAGGTGGAAGGCATCGTGGGCCAGTTCCACCAAGGCGGGCTCTCCTCCACCAACCAGCTGACGGACCTCGCTATTTCAGGAGAAGGTTTCTTCCTCGTGCAGGACCCGAAGAATGAGACCTCGCAGTTCGCCACTCGTGGCGGCGACTTCCGTATCGACGACCGAGGCTTCCTCGTCACCAGCGGTGGCATGCGCGTACAAGGTTTGACCGGAGGCTCTTTGGGATTTGAAGTCGATATCGGCGAAGACGGAAACTGGAGCTTCGTGCCGAACGAAGACACGCAGACTGGTACGATCAGCCCAGCGAACTACGGGGACATCCGCCTCGACTACGACAAGGGCTCGGCCGAAGTGGTCAACGCACAGCACTTGAACGGCACTTTGAACCGCAACTCGGTGATGTACACCAACGATCTCCTCGGCGAGGACGCCAGCGGCAATGTGGTTTGGGGAAGCATGCCTACGCCTAACGGGACCACCGGAGTTTTTGACATGTCGGCCGTTAACTACGGTGGCGACGCTGTAGGGACTCCCCACCGCGTGGGCGCCTTCACCTTTGGATTGAATGCCGGCGGGGAAGCTACCTCGATCGAGGGCGTAACCGGTTGGCATGCTTTCATGGAAGATGCCGTCACCAACCTCAAGACCCTGCGCAACGTCAGTAACGAAGGCAACCTCACCGGTGTCGTGACGGACGCTGAAATCGAGCAAGCGGTCAGTAGCGACTTTTTCTACAAGATGTTCGGGGCGGATCTGAGCGCTCAGAACGAGACCCTCATCCAGAACAACCCGACTCTCTACGGTATCAGCACCAAGGGGCAGGAAGTTCTCGACGCTTACAACAACACCACGCCAGCTCCTGCTACGCTCGCGACCGCGGCTGATCTAAGAAACGGTACCGCTGTCGGCCAGGCTGCAATCTCCGCGTGGGACACCGCAAATCCGAGCAGCCCAGCGACGCTTTCCAACATGTTCGACGGCCCTATCAAGATCGACGGACAGGCGGTGCAGCGCCTCATGATCGACAACGGCGATTTGACTTGGGACGCGACCATCAAGGAGCAGGACACCGTTTCCGCCATTATGGAGACGTTCCCGGCCGGCTTGACGGAAGCTCAAACGCTCATGAGCTCGGTCCGCGCCGAAAAGACGCCCGAACTCAGCCGTTTTTCCATCGATGACCAAGGCTCGATCGTCTACTTCCTCAACAATGGTGACAGCTTCAAGCGTGGCCAAATCCAGCTCGTAGACTTCAACGACAAGACAGCCCTCATTCGCGAAGGCCAGAACCTCTACTCCAGCTTCGGAGCGGCGGGCGTGAAGGAAGCTCAGAACGGAAACCCTGACGGATTGCAAGTGGCTGGCACCAACGGCCTCGGCGTCATCAAGCAGGGCGCTCTCGAGCTCTCCAACGTGGATCTCACCAACGAATTTGCCAACATGATCACCACCCAGCGTGGTTTCCAGGCAGGATCCCGTATCATTACGGTATCCGATGACATTCTTCAGGAAGTCGTAAACCTGAAGCGATAA
- a CDS encoding flagellar hook capping FlgD N-terminal domain-containing protein: MPVDAVGSTTQTLDGVSTTRSGGSGQERVEQKALGQDEFFKLLTTQLASQDPLEPMEDTAFIAQMASFSQLEMTSEMTKAFDKLSDTQQFASAHGYIGKTVSLSTGEEGVVTSVERQNGETIVFLDGSNTNGRSVDNIYRVAPGSGEGATVSSSKQVSNDLSETIANAITQAAKTITDPFVGTGQSKSGSSNADGVDAPDRGVSG, from the coding sequence ATGCCAGTAGACGCAGTAGGCAGTACAACACAGACCCTTGACGGAGTATCGACAACGCGCTCCGGGGGATCGGGACAGGAGCGTGTTGAGCAGAAGGCCCTCGGCCAGGACGAATTCTTCAAGTTGCTCACGACCCAGCTCGCATCGCAAGACCCGCTCGAGCCGATGGAAGACACCGCTTTCATCGCCCAGATGGCGAGCTTCAGCCAGCTCGAGATGACATCTGAAATGACCAAGGCTTTCGACAAGCTTAGCGACACTCAGCAATTCGCTTCGGCCCACGGCTACATCGGCAAGACGGTGAGTCTCTCGACGGGGGAAGAAGGGGTCGTCACTTCCGTTGAACGCCAGAACGGCGAGACCATCGTATTTCTCGATGGCAGCAACACCAACGGCCGTAGCGTAGATAACATCTACCGAGTGGCGCCGGGATCAGGTGAAGGGGCAACGGTCAGTTCCTCCAAGCAAGTTTCCAACGACCTCTCGGAAACGATTGCCAACGCCATCACCCAGGCCGCCAAGACCATCACCGATCCCTTCGTCGGGACCGGGCAATCTAAGTCGGGCAGCAGCAATGCGGACGGAGTCGATGCTCCCGATCGTGGAGTATCCGGTTAA
- a CDS encoding MotE family protein yields the protein MLSKPLVIALIALVLMVGTQFVALKMYWSELFPEPEASAVVIKREEPKPFEWGFASEYITQLERELHERIMMLDAREEELNAYEARLGADRAEIEEIKTQVERMREHLLEGVVKLESDEVENLKRLAKVYATLTPDATVNIFRDLDDSTVVKILFFMKSDTVGAVLQEMATANGGIAEQVRRAAKISDMLRLFSDNTKDNLAQN from the coding sequence ATGCTATCTAAACCCCTGGTCATCGCATTGATCGCTCTCGTCCTCATGGTCGGGACGCAGTTTGTCGCTTTGAAGATGTATTGGTCGGAACTTTTTCCCGAGCCGGAAGCGTCGGCTGTGGTGATTAAGCGCGAGGAGCCGAAACCCTTCGAGTGGGGATTCGCGTCGGAGTACATCACCCAGCTCGAACGCGAGCTGCACGAACGTATCATGATGTTGGATGCGCGTGAGGAAGAGTTGAACGCTTATGAAGCCCGTCTCGGAGCGGATCGTGCAGAGATTGAGGAAATCAAAACCCAGGTCGAGCGGATGCGAGAGCATCTCTTGGAAGGCGTTGTTAAGCTCGAGTCCGACGAAGTGGAGAACCTCAAGCGCCTGGCCAAGGTCTATGCCACGCTCACTCCCGATGCGACGGTTAACATTTTCCGGGACCTCGACGACTCCACAGTCGTGAAGATCCTGTTTTTCATGAAATCCGACACTGTGGGCGCTGTTCTCCAAGAGATGGCGACTGCGAATGGCGGTATAGCGGAACAGGTGCGCCGGGCGGCCAAGATTTCCGATATGCTCCGACTCTTTTCGGACAATACAAAGGACAACTTAGCCCAAAATTAA
- the fliJ gene encoding flagellar export protein FliJ → MKKFTFILDPLLVLRERDEQNARMALSEVNAQVERINQHIAQLEDSVSGTYASWDGESGRRFSPMDRMGLANQVAELKRQTEEARELMKKAQERRAKAMQALQEASRNRKVVTNLKEKRFQEYTAEALKQEANEIEDIYNARRSAR, encoded by the coding sequence ATGAAGAAGTTTACTTTTATTCTAGATCCCTTGCTGGTCCTGCGGGAGCGCGACGAGCAGAACGCTCGCATGGCCTTGTCCGAGGTGAATGCCCAAGTCGAGCGCATCAACCAGCACATCGCCCAGTTGGAGGATTCCGTGTCAGGCACCTACGCATCGTGGGATGGCGAGAGCGGACGACGCTTTTCTCCCATGGATCGGATGGGCTTGGCCAATCAGGTGGCGGAACTGAAACGCCAGACGGAAGAAGCCCGCGAGCTTATGAAAAAGGCTCAAGAACGCCGAGCCAAGGCGATGCAAGCCCTGCAGGAAGCGTCCCGCAATCGCAAGGTCGTCACGAACCTCAAGGAAAAACGCTTTCAAGAGTACACCGCTGAAGCGCTGAAGCAGGAAGCGAACGAAATTGAAGACATCTACAACGCGCGGAGGAGCGCTCGCTAG
- a CDS encoding FliI/YscN family ATPase, whose product MNRLLPDWASDIGARVGALDTLSHLGKVAQVTGLIVESEGPQASLGEVCEITSPGTAVKVYAEVVGFREQRILLMPLGDVAGVHPGCDVKLSSGFNKVPAGNEVLGRVVDGLGRPIDGIGPMHYQKPSASTGKVPNPLLRQRISEPFNTGVKAIDLFSPVGEGQRMGVFAGSGVGKSTLLGMLARGSKADVNVIALVGERGRELREFIEKDLGPEGMARTVVVVATSDQSAPMRLRAANMATSIAENFRDAGKKVLFLMDSVTRYAMAQREVGLAVGEPPASRGYTPSVFSTLPRLLERTGNSDKGSITAFYTVLVEGDDLNEPIADAVRGILDGHIVLSRQLATANHFPAIDVLESISRLRNDISSEEELATAGLARDYLALYRKNEDIVNLGAYVRGANQRIDAAIIANERVMNYLKQGYTESVPRNESYQKLAALIR is encoded by the coding sequence ATGAACCGTTTGCTTCCAGATTGGGCTTCCGATATCGGAGCGCGTGTTGGCGCCTTGGATACGCTTAGCCACTTGGGTAAGGTTGCCCAAGTAACCGGTTTGATTGTGGAGTCAGAAGGGCCTCAAGCGAGCTTGGGCGAGGTTTGCGAGATCACGTCCCCAGGCACTGCGGTGAAGGTTTACGCGGAAGTTGTTGGCTTCCGCGAACAACGGATTTTGCTCATGCCGCTTGGCGACGTAGCGGGCGTGCATCCCGGCTGCGACGTGAAGTTGAGCAGCGGTTTCAACAAGGTGCCTGCGGGCAACGAGGTACTCGGTCGCGTGGTCGATGGCCTCGGTCGACCCATCGATGGGATCGGCCCCATGCACTACCAGAAGCCGAGCGCGTCGACCGGCAAGGTGCCGAACCCGCTTTTGCGTCAACGTATTTCGGAGCCCTTCAATACCGGCGTGAAGGCCATCGATCTCTTTTCTCCGGTGGGGGAAGGGCAGCGTATGGGAGTTTTTGCCGGATCGGGTGTGGGTAAATCGACTTTGCTCGGCATGCTTGCCCGCGGTTCCAAGGCAGACGTCAACGTAATCGCTCTGGTCGGTGAGCGTGGTCGCGAGTTGCGCGAGTTCATCGAGAAGGACCTCGGTCCTGAGGGCATGGCTCGTACGGTGGTGGTGGTGGCTACTTCCGACCAGTCGGCTCCGATGCGTTTGCGAGCCGCCAACATGGCGACCAGCATTGCCGAGAATTTCCGGGATGCCGGCAAAAAAGTCCTATTCCTGATGGATTCCGTCACGCGTTACGCCATGGCTCAGCGCGAGGTGGGCTTGGCTGTGGGCGAACCGCCTGCCAGCCGCGGTTATACCCCGTCGGTGTTTTCGACGCTGCCGCGCTTGTTGGAGCGTACGGGCAATTCGGACAAGGGGTCCATCACCGCGTTCTATACCGTGCTGGTAGAAGGGGACGACTTGAACGAGCCCATCGCGGACGCGGTTCGCGGTATTCTCGACGGGCACATCGTGCTTTCTCGTCAGCTGGCTACGGCTAACCATTTTCCAGCGATTGACGTGCTGGAGAGCATAAGCCGCTTGCGTAATGACATTTCCAGCGAGGAGGAGCTCGCGACGGCGGGTCTCGCTCGCGACTACCTTGCCTTGTATCGAAAGAATGAGGACATCGTCAATCTGGGCGCTTACGTGCGTGGAGCGAACCAGCGGATCGACGCTGCTATCATCGCCAACGAGCGCGTGATGAACTATCTGAAACAAGGCTACACCGAGAGCGTTCCTCGGAATGAAAGCTACCAGAAACTTGCTGCTCTGATCCGATGA
- a CDS encoding FliH/SctL family protein, whose product MVAAKQSKKHRLVLEDKLVSLAVAYDGQPRVDSLAHKQEVDASYKTGYEDASSQYNQQILDFRSEINALREGTFSELENKFTTIVGEAREALMTLTYECVKQTLGGFEMPAEAIEAVVEGVVKEAGLEDERMEVRLHSADIALLTELDSNLKAKHPGLEFVADDMLRRGDCILSSRFGKIDGTIANKLHKLGESLRPS is encoded by the coding sequence ATGGTGGCGGCCAAACAGTCTAAGAAGCACCGCCTCGTTCTGGAGGACAAGCTGGTGTCGTTGGCAGTCGCTTACGACGGTCAACCGCGCGTGGACAGTCTTGCCCACAAGCAAGAAGTGGACGCGTCCTACAAGACTGGATACGAAGACGCGAGCTCCCAGTACAACCAACAGATCCTCGATTTTCGTTCCGAGATCAACGCTTTGCGAGAAGGGACTTTCTCGGAGTTGGAAAACAAGTTTACCACGATCGTAGGCGAAGCTCGCGAAGCGCTCATGACGCTGACCTACGAGTGCGTTAAGCAAACGCTCGGCGGTTTCGAAATGCCTGCAGAGGCGATCGAAGCCGTTGTCGAAGGCGTGGTGAAGGAAGCAGGGCTGGAGGACGAGCGCATGGAAGTGCGCCTGCATTCCGCCGATATCGCTTTGCTGACCGAGCTCGATTCGAATTTGAAAGCGAAGCATCCGGGCCTTGAGTTCGTGGCCGACGACATGTTGCGTCGCGGCGACTGCATCCTTTCCAGCCGTTTTGGCAAGATCGACGGAACGATCGCGAACAAGCTTCACAAGCTAGGGGAGAGCTTGCGTCCCTCATGA
- the fliG gene encoding flagellar motor switch protein FliG, translating into MPADYKSLSRVQRLATFLVVIGPEAAAHVLKEFDDESIEIICKEMTNISAIETDLQKAAVEEFSSFILSSYGSLLGGPLYTRRALEIAKGDFKATSILERIAPTSNSAEVIKEIEQMEPRQIFNMIKTEQAQTIAFVLSYLERDKAGPILGMFNHEVREEVIERLGIMEPTSLELINKVANALSKNLDTKQKTTLNKSGGIRMVADLLNTLEKEDSKSILTNIEERNPALGAEIRKKMFSFEDLSRLELPDLQRIMREVDSGDLIIALKSATDSLKEAVMDAVSKRAAETLKEELEMMGPVKLTEVEAAQERVIQVVRRLEEQEEISLDGGGQTV; encoded by the coding sequence ATGCCTGCCGATTACAAAAGCCTTTCTCGCGTGCAGCGCCTCGCCACCTTCTTGGTGGTGATCGGTCCTGAAGCCGCGGCCCACGTTCTCAAGGAATTCGACGACGAATCCATCGAGATCATCTGTAAGGAGATGACCAACATCTCCGCCATCGAGACCGACCTGCAGAAAGCTGCGGTGGAAGAGTTCTCCAGTTTCATCCTTTCCAGCTACGGATCCTTGTTAGGCGGTCCGCTCTACACCCGTCGCGCATTGGAGATCGCCAAGGGCGACTTCAAGGCGACCAGCATCTTGGAACGCATCGCGCCGACGAGCAACTCTGCCGAGGTCATCAAGGAAATCGAGCAGATGGAGCCGCGTCAGATCTTCAACATGATCAAGACCGAACAGGCTCAGACCATCGCTTTCGTGCTCTCATATCTCGAGCGCGACAAGGCTGGCCCGATCCTCGGCATGTTCAACCACGAGGTGCGCGAGGAAGTTATCGAACGCCTCGGTATCATGGAGCCGACTTCGCTGGAGCTGATCAACAAGGTCGCTAATGCGCTCTCTAAGAATTTGGATACGAAGCAGAAGACCACGCTCAACAAGAGCGGCGGCATTCGCATGGTGGCAGACTTGCTCAACACTCTGGAAAAGGAGGACAGCAAGTCGATCCTCACCAACATCGAAGAGCGCAACCCAGCCCTCGGGGCGGAGATTCGCAAGAAGATGTTCAGCTTCGAAGACCTTTCCCGTCTCGAGCTCCCAGATCTGCAGCGCATCATGCGCGAGGTGGATTCGGGCGACCTCATTATCGCCCTCAAGTCGGCGACCGATTCGCTCAAGGAGGCCGTCATGGACGCGGTATCCAAGCGGGCGGCGGAAACGTTGAAGGAAGAGCTCGAAATGATGGGGCCGGTCAAGCTGACCGAAGTGGAAGCAGCCCAGGAACGCGTTATCCAAGTGGTACGCAGACTGGAAGAACAAGAGGAGATCTCACTCGATGGTGGCGGCCAAACAGTCTAA
- the fliF gene encoding flagellar basal-body MS-ring/collar protein FliF encodes MANQFKEIWQSLGANQRISLILASGLVLLAMIGMMIWAAQPDLQLLYGKLSPEEAGKIVAKLEQKGIKFETGSGGNSIYVEASQVHRLRMELATEGIPAGGSGPGFELFDEGSFGISDFVQRTNFLRAVQGELSRTISQFDGIESARVMVVMPENRLLSRSEGQDRPTASVFVDGGGLTSSTVNSIRHLVANAIQRLNVNDVVVVDSMGTVLSEELRSDGLGGGMTSDVMKYRKSMESYFTNKVQSMLDRVLGPNQSEVRVAVDIDTSSVQTTEKIYDPESQVARSTITDDDSQIERETTGDASSTAAGISANTPGAGSAAGGSFSTIKEREDKNKTRTENFEINERVVSSVQNPGAIKRLTASLVVAKQMKNVGGNMELANRTTEELQELEDIVLTALGIQLAPGQQAADFVTVKEMAFAADPFEDHGDLLKEEANFQRYIEIGKNAVGAVLGLGVIIFFMQMLKRYKPEKISIEVLQPEQMLETRKMEDTSQVTPEMLNELIRQKPANIGVSLREWIGEEVNKK; translated from the coding sequence ATGGCTAATCAATTTAAAGAAATCTGGCAGTCGTTGGGAGCAAACCAACGCATCTCGCTCATCCTCGCTTCCGGCCTCGTTCTCCTCGCCATGATTGGCATGATGATCTGGGCGGCTCAGCCGGATCTGCAGCTGCTCTACGGAAAGCTTTCTCCAGAAGAAGCGGGTAAGATCGTGGCCAAGCTGGAGCAGAAGGGAATCAAGTTCGAGACCGGTTCTGGCGGAAACTCCATCTACGTGGAAGCTTCTCAGGTGCATCGCCTGCGCATGGAGCTCGCTACGGAAGGCATCCCAGCGGGTGGCAGCGGCCCAGGCTTCGAGCTCTTCGACGAAGGCAGCTTCGGCATCAGCGATTTCGTGCAACGCACGAATTTCTTGCGTGCGGTTCAGGGCGAACTCTCCCGCACCATCTCGCAGTTTGACGGGATCGAGTCCGCTCGCGTCATGGTGGTCATGCCCGAAAATCGTCTGCTCTCTCGCAGCGAAGGCCAAGACCGCCCCACCGCATCGGTCTTTGTCGACGGCGGCGGACTGACTTCCAGCACCGTCAATTCCATCCGCCACTTGGTGGCCAACGCCATCCAGCGTCTCAACGTCAACGACGTGGTAGTCGTTGACAGCATGGGAACTGTATTGAGCGAGGAACTACGCAGCGACGGACTGGGCGGCGGAATGACCAGCGACGTCATGAAGTACCGCAAGTCGATGGAAAGCTACTTCACCAACAAGGTACAGTCCATGCTCGACCGCGTTCTCGGCCCCAATCAATCAGAAGTTCGCGTAGCAGTGGATATCGACACCTCGTCGGTTCAGACCACCGAAAAGATCTACGATCCAGAAAGCCAAGTGGCGCGCTCCACTATTACCGACGACGACTCGCAGATCGAGCGCGAGACCACTGGCGATGCCTCTTCCACGGCCGCTGGAATCTCGGCCAATACTCCTGGCGCGGGGTCGGCAGCGGGCGGTTCTTTCTCCACCATCAAGGAGCGTGAGGACAAGAACAAGACCCGCACGGAAAATTTCGAGATCAACGAGCGGGTGGTTAGCAGCGTGCAGAATCCAGGGGCGATCAAGCGCCTCACCGCATCGCTGGTAGTGGCCAAGCAAATGAAGAACGTAGGCGGGAACATGGAACTCGCCAACCGCACGACCGAAGAGCTGCAGGAGCTGGAGGACATCGTTTTGACTGCCCTCGGCATCCAACTCGCCCCGGGCCAGCAAGCGGCCGACTTCGTGACCGTTAAGGAAATGGCCTTTGCGGCGGATCCTTTTGAAGACCATGGCGACCTGCTCAAGGAGGAGGCGAACTTCCAGCGCTACATCGAGATCGGAAAAAACGCGGTCGGCGCGGTGCTCGGCCTCGGCGTGATCATCTTCTTCATGCAGATGCTCAAGCGCTACAAGCCTGAGAAGATCTCCATCGAGGTGCTCCAGCCAGAGCAGATGCTAGAGACCCGCAAGATGGAAGACACCAGCCAGGTCACTCCCGAAATGCTTAACGAACTCATTCGCCAAAAGCCCGCCAACATAGGCGTCTCGCTGCGCGAATGGATTGGAGAGGAAGTCAATAAGAAGTAG